The following proteins are encoded in a genomic region of Reichenbachiella sp.:
- a CDS encoding MoxR family ATPase, whose product MEATANVDSKKAHQEKINQIYTEVNKVVVGQKYMINRLMVGLFTQGHILLEGVPGLAKTLTVNTLANVLHLDFKRIQFTPDLLPADLLGTMIYNQKASNFEVKKGPIFANLILADEVNRSPAKVQSALLESMQEKQVTIGETTYELDRPFLVLATQNPVDQEGTYPLPEAQVDRFMMKVHVGYPSKDEELEIMRRMSNMTFDSKVDTILTKDDIFAIRNEINSVNLSESLERYIIELIFATRDPESFGMKDEAHYIQFGASPRASINLNLAAKAIAFLEGRDFVLPEDIKEVAPDVLNHRIILNYEAEADGITTHDIINTILNKVNINMVK is encoded by the coding sequence ATGGAAGCAACTGCAAACGTAGACAGTAAAAAGGCTCATCAGGAAAAAATCAACCAGATTTACACTGAAGTAAATAAAGTAGTAGTCGGTCAGAAATACATGATCAACCGGTTGATGGTTGGTTTGTTTACACAGGGACACATTCTTTTGGAAGGGGTGCCTGGTTTGGCGAAAACTTTGACTGTTAACACCTTGGCCAATGTGCTCCATTTGGACTTCAAAAGAATTCAGTTTACCCCTGATTTGCTACCAGCGGATTTGCTGGGAACCATGATTTATAATCAGAAGGCATCGAATTTTGAAGTAAAAAAAGGACCCATATTCGCTAATTTGATTTTGGCAGATGAGGTCAACAGATCTCCTGCTAAAGTGCAATCTGCACTCCTTGAATCCATGCAAGAGAAGCAAGTAACGATAGGAGAGACTACATATGAGTTGGATCGACCGTTCTTGGTACTAGCTACTCAAAACCCCGTTGATCAAGAAGGTACTTACCCACTGCCAGAAGCGCAAGTGGATAGGTTCATGATGAAAGTACATGTTGGTTATCCTTCCAAAGATGAAGAATTAGAAATTATGCGAAGAATGTCTAACATGACATTTGATAGCAAGGTGGATACTATTCTGACCAAGGATGATATTTTTGCCATTCGAAATGAGATCAACAGTGTGAATCTTTCAGAATCACTAGAGAGATACATTATTGAGCTGATCTTTGCCACCAGAGACCCTGAGTCATTTGGAATGAAAGACGAGGCACATTACATACAGTTTGGCGCTTCACCAAGAGCTTCAATCAATTTGAATTTGGCTGCTAAAGCAATTGCTTTTCTAGAGGGTCGAGACTTTGTTTTGCCTGAAGACATCAAAGAAGTGGCACCAGATGTACTTAATCATAGAATTATCCTCAACTACGAGGCGGAAGCAGATGGAATAACTACGCACGACATTATCAATACCATATTGAACAAAGTCAATATCAATATGGTTAAATAA
- a CDS encoding DUF4301 family protein: MFSSDQEGYIISRGSDISVIKNQIEDFKSGFPFLNLDRPATIGDGIIKLTPQQINDFVSQYESQAKGLSLLKFVPASGAATRMFKELFEFVSGGELNAGTQKFIDGIKDFAFFNELSESLQKQGNDIESLLKAKDYKTIVNALLEDNGLGYGSLPKGLLSFHLEDGQSKTPIEEHLIEGAKYASQDGLVCLHFTVSPEHQQKFESKLNEVTAKYESALGVKYEVSFSQQKKSTDTIAVDLSNEPFLDNGQLLFRPAGHGALLENLNDLDADVIFVKNIDNVVPDHLKADTITYKKALASLLLSFQKDSFNWQNRMAKGEDCLSEAVDKLKTQYGMDLNFKDSDELAKYLNRPVRVCGMVENTGEPGGGPFWVKGTEGTSLQIAETAQIDMSDSTQADILKKSSHFNPVDLVCGVKSCNGEKFDLLKYRDDKTGFITEKSKNGKDLKAMELPGLWNGAMADWITLFVEVPISTFNPVKTVNDLLKPTHQ, translated from the coding sequence ATGTTTTCATCAGACCAAGAAGGCTACATTATTTCACGCGGTAGCGATATCAGCGTAATAAAAAATCAAATTGAGGATTTTAAATCTGGATTTCCTTTTTTGAATCTAGATAGACCAGCCACTATTGGCGATGGTATTATCAAATTAACACCTCAGCAAATTAATGATTTTGTGAGTCAATACGAATCTCAGGCTAAAGGTCTAAGCTTGTTGAAATTTGTGCCTGCTTCAGGAGCAGCCACCAGGATGTTCAAAGAGCTTTTTGAATTTGTGTCGGGAGGTGAATTGAATGCAGGAACTCAAAAATTCATAGATGGAATCAAAGATTTTGCCTTTTTCAATGAGCTTTCTGAAAGCCTCCAAAAACAAGGCAATGACATAGAAAGCTTATTGAAAGCTAAAGATTACAAAACCATAGTGAATGCCTTGTTAGAAGATAATGGACTGGGCTATGGAAGTTTACCCAAAGGGCTTTTGTCCTTTCATTTGGAGGATGGTCAATCAAAAACACCTATAGAAGAGCATTTGATAGAAGGAGCGAAATACGCTTCTCAAGACGGTCTTGTATGCTTGCATTTTACCGTATCACCAGAACATCAGCAAAAATTTGAGTCCAAGCTGAATGAAGTGACAGCAAAATATGAAAGTGCCCTGGGAGTTAAATATGAAGTTTCCTTCTCACAACAGAAAAAATCGACGGATACCATTGCAGTAGATTTGTCGAATGAGCCATTTCTAGATAATGGACAACTGCTATTTAGACCTGCCGGGCACGGTGCCTTATTGGAGAACTTAAATGATCTAGATGCTGATGTCATTTTCGTGAAGAATATTGATAATGTGGTACCTGATCATTTAAAGGCCGATACGATCACTTACAAAAAGGCGTTGGCCAGTTTGTTACTGTCTTTTCAAAAAGATTCTTTTAATTGGCAAAACAGAATGGCAAAAGGTGAAGACTGTCTTTCCGAAGCAGTTGACAAACTCAAGACTCAGTATGGCATGGATTTGAATTTCAAAGATTCAGACGAATTGGCAAAATATCTAAACAGACCAGTTCGTGTTTGTGGCATGGTGGAAAATACAGGCGAACCGGGTGGTGGACCTTTCTGGGTTAAAGGAACGGAAGGAACTTCTCTTCAGATTGCCGAGACTGCCCAGATAGATATGTCAGATTCAACGCAAGCCGATATTTTGAAAAAGTCATCGCACTTTAATCCAGTAGATTTAGTCTGTGGTGTGAAAAGCTGTAATGGGGAAAAATTTGATTTACTTAAGTATAGAGATGATAAGACTGGTTTTATAACCGAAAAGTCTAAAAATGGAAAAGACCTCAAAGCCATGGAGCTGCCGGGTCTTTGGAATGGTGCTATGGCAGATTGGATTACACTGTTTGTAGAAGTGCCTATTTCCACTTTTAATCCGGTGAAAACCGTGAATGACCTGCTAAAACCTACCCACCAGTAG
- a CDS encoding glycogen/starch synthase codes for MASKAKTVTRKNTTLVEVAWEVCNQVGGIYTVIRSKVPTMVKAWGDNYVLLGPKVHANVNADFEPDNSLDTPASKIVRELNDMGWDVQIGSWLVSGRPTTVLFNPQSVMSQLGDIKYYYWQNHHISFNQHDPLMDEVLAFGFMVKEFLSRYARVCLDADQDLLAHFHEWMAGTAIPDLRKEQIPIQTVFTTHATLLGRYLAMNDPFFYDHLPFLDWAAEAKKFNVEPTVQLERACAHGANVFTTVSEVTAKECIHLLGRNPDRILPNGLNIDRFSVLHEVQNLHHTYKKQIEHFVMGHFFQSYTFDLNNTLYFFTSGRFEYKNKGYDLTLEALARLNHYMKEKKIDKTVVMFFVTKQPYTSINQDVLTSRAIMEEIDHNCDAIMEQLKERLFEAAATNSDHRLPALNDLVDDYWKLRYRRTIQSWKSDRLPSVVTHNLVNDGEDPVLNFLRGANLLNHKDDKVKVVYHPDFIAATNPLFGMEYGQFVRGCHMGIFPSYYEPWGYTPVECLARGVSAVTSDLSGFGNYVKKIKKGNEAHGMYLIEREDQDFHSAADQLANKMLQFVNTNRKFRIQSRNKAEDLSEEFDWKNLIKHYDRAYDMALDNYPTK; via the coding sequence ATGGCTTCAAAAGCAAAAACTGTGACTCGAAAAAACACAACATTAGTTGAAGTTGCTTGGGAAGTGTGTAATCAAGTAGGAGGCATTTATACGGTGATTCGCTCCAAAGTACCTACCATGGTTAAAGCTTGGGGTGATAATTATGTTTTGTTGGGACCAAAGGTTCATGCCAACGTAAATGCAGATTTCGAACCTGACAATTCTCTAGATACACCAGCGTCTAAAATTGTCCGTGAGCTTAATGACATGGGCTGGGATGTGCAAATTGGATCGTGGTTGGTTTCGGGTAGACCAACCACTGTACTATTCAACCCTCAGAGTGTGATGTCACAGCTTGGAGATATCAAATACTACTACTGGCAAAACCATCATATATCCTTCAATCAGCACGATCCATTGATGGATGAAGTGCTGGCATTTGGATTTATGGTCAAAGAATTTTTGTCCAGATATGCTCGGGTGTGTTTGGATGCAGATCAGGATTTGTTGGCTCACTTTCATGAGTGGATGGCTGGCACAGCGATTCCGGATTTGAGAAAAGAACAAATACCTATTCAAACGGTTTTCACCACGCATGCGACATTACTGGGGCGATATTTAGCTATGAATGATCCATTTTTCTACGATCATTTGCCTTTCTTGGATTGGGCTGCTGAAGCGAAAAAATTTAATGTGGAGCCGACAGTACAGCTTGAGCGTGCCTGTGCGCATGGCGCCAATGTCTTTACGACAGTAAGTGAAGTCACAGCTAAGGAATGTATTCATCTTTTGGGTAGAAATCCTGATCGAATATTGCCGAATGGCTTAAACATCGATCGGTTTTCCGTATTGCACGAAGTGCAGAATTTACATCATACCTACAAAAAACAGATTGAGCATTTTGTGATGGGACACTTTTTTCAGTCCTATACTTTTGATCTGAACAATACGCTTTACTTTTTTACTTCCGGGCGGTTTGAATACAAAAACAAGGGGTATGATCTGACGCTGGAAGCTTTGGCCAGATTGAACCACTACATGAAAGAAAAGAAAATTGACAAAACCGTTGTCATGTTCTTTGTTACCAAGCAACCTTATACCAGCATCAATCAAGATGTATTGACTTCCCGAGCCATCATGGAAGAGATCGATCACAATTGCGATGCGATCATGGAGCAGCTCAAGGAGCGATTGTTTGAAGCGGCAGCTACCAATTCTGATCATCGTTTGCCCGCACTAAATGATTTAGTAGATGACTACTGGAAGTTGAGATATCGTAGAACCATCCAATCCTGGAAATCCGATCGCTTGCCTAGTGTGGTCACGCACAATTTAGTGAATGATGGCGAAGATCCAGTGCTCAATTTTTTACGAGGAGCCAATTTGCTCAATCACAAAGACGATAAAGTAAAAGTGGTTTACCATCCTGATTTCATTGCTGCCACAAACCCCCTATTCGGAATGGAATATGGTCAGTTTGTGAGAGGATGTCATATGGGTATATTCCCAAGCTATTATGAGCCGTGGGGCTATACTCCGGTAGAATGTTTGGCTCGTGGAGTTTCGGCTGTCACTTCTGATCTGTCCGGCTTTGGAAACTATGTAAAGAAAATCAAAAAAGGCAATGAGGCTCATGGTATGTATTTGATCGAAAGAGAAGATCAGGATTTTCACTCTGCAGCAGATCAATTGGCCAACAAAATGTTGCAATTCGTGAATACGAATAGGAAATTTAGGATTCAAAGTAGAAATAAGGCAGAGGATTTGTCAGAGGAGTTTGATTGGAAAAACCTCATTAAACACTATGATCGTGCTTATGACATGGCCTTAGATAATTATCCAACCAAGTAA
- a CDS encoding glycoside hydrolase family 31 protein: MENLTEENKKDEVADFSGNYIEKFQDKNAEEFFSGALVSWEKQGDAFVFHGELASLEIRIIASDILKFRHGIDGYFDDDFSYAIDPSFSPEQTNYKFEDQKAAFVIKTDVLKCFISKTSLQTKILTLDGTAVLEDEKGFHWQDHKHYGGNISICTRVLHKDEKFYGLGDKTGHLNLIGTKRELWGTDSYGYGNESDPVYKNIPFYMGQHSQVGYGIFMDNTFRSFFDFGKERKTVCSYWSQGGEMRYYYIHGPKLIDVVSKYAKLTGKPQLPPKWALGYHQSKWSYYPESVVRKLGDEFRSREIPCDVIHLDIDYMDGFRCFTWDDKKFPNPKQMISDLKAQGFKTVVIIDPGIKVDKNYSVYQEGIAGDHFCKRMDGDLLKASVWPGLCHFPDFTQKKTREWWATLFDGLVEDGVDGVWNDMNEPATFEDGTFPNDVRHDFDGHPGSHRKGHNVYGSLMAQSTWAGQKQFIQNKRPFTISRSAYAGIQKHASVWTGDNMASWEHLKIANIQCQRLAASGISFAGSDVGGFIGSPDGELYTRWIQMAVFHPFFRTHSSGDHGDKEPWKFDQKYVDIVRRFIEMRYELMPYIYSVFQHHSETGVPMIRSLHLEGHIDPETFYREEEFFLGDHLMICPVSEPDKSSRKMYLTSGQWYNYWTDQLIDGGLEIKVDTPLDQIPIFVRQGAIIPKQPKMQYVDEFEFDALTLECYKPSADTSSTLYEDSGDGYDYLSSDGYVKKHLTSSIDGFNWVITQESEGEFESAYQTYEIKLHGLQQIPAQIVVDNEDLTAQVKFEGSISVLLVNKDFKQVVIKT; encoded by the coding sequence ATGGAAAATCTTACAGAAGAAAATAAAAAAGATGAAGTCGCTGACTTCTCTGGAAATTATATAGAAAAATTTCAGGACAAGAATGCAGAAGAATTTTTCTCTGGAGCTTTAGTGTCTTGGGAAAAGCAAGGAGACGCATTCGTATTTCATGGAGAATTGGCTTCTCTAGAGATTCGAATCATTGCATCGGATATCCTGAAGTTCAGACATGGCATAGACGGTTATTTCGATGATGACTTTTCGTATGCTATCGACCCATCGTTTAGCCCTGAGCAAACCAACTACAAGTTTGAAGATCAAAAAGCTGCGTTTGTAATTAAAACGGATGTACTCAAATGCTTCATCAGTAAAACCTCTTTGCAAACCAAAATTTTGACATTAGATGGTACGGCCGTCCTGGAAGATGAAAAAGGTTTCCACTGGCAGGATCACAAACACTATGGAGGCAATATCAGTATTTGCACCAGAGTGCTACATAAGGATGAGAAGTTTTACGGCTTAGGTGACAAAACAGGCCACCTCAATCTTATCGGAACCAAAAGAGAACTATGGGGTACGGACTCCTATGGTTATGGCAATGAGTCTGACCCAGTCTATAAAAACATTCCATTCTATATGGGACAACATAGTCAAGTCGGCTATGGCATCTTCATGGACAATACGTTCAGAAGTTTCTTTGATTTTGGAAAAGAAAGGAAAACGGTTTGTAGCTATTGGTCGCAAGGCGGTGAAATGCGCTACTACTACATCCACGGACCAAAGTTGATAGATGTAGTAAGCAAGTACGCAAAACTGACAGGTAAGCCTCAATTGCCACCCAAATGGGCATTAGGCTATCACCAAAGTAAGTGGAGCTACTATCCAGAATCAGTAGTAAGAAAACTAGGTGACGAATTTAGAAGCCGAGAGATTCCTTGCGATGTGATTCACCTGGATATCGACTATATGGATGGATTCAGATGCTTTACCTGGGACGATAAAAAATTTCCTAACCCGAAACAAATGATCAGTGACCTCAAAGCGCAAGGGTTTAAAACCGTGGTGATTATTGATCCCGGAATTAAAGTAGACAAAAACTATAGCGTCTATCAGGAAGGAATAGCAGGCGATCATTTCTGCAAAAGAATGGACGGCGATTTGCTCAAAGCCAGTGTATGGCCTGGGCTGTGTCATTTCCCAGATTTTACTCAGAAAAAAACGCGTGAATGGTGGGCTACACTCTTCGATGGACTGGTCGAAGATGGTGTGGATGGTGTGTGGAATGACATGAACGAACCGGCCACTTTCGAAGACGGCACTTTCCCTAATGACGTTCGCCATGATTTCGACGGACATCCAGGCAGTCACAGAAAAGGACACAATGTATATGGCTCGTTGATGGCTCAGTCCACTTGGGCAGGCCAAAAGCAATTCATACAAAACAAACGGCCTTTTACTATCTCGAGATCAGCTTACGCCGGCATTCAGAAACATGCTTCGGTCTGGACTGGAGACAACATGGCTTCGTGGGAACATTTGAAAATTGCCAACATTCAATGCCAGCGATTGGCTGCTTCAGGGATCTCATTTGCAGGATCAGACGTCGGTGGTTTCATAGGATCGCCAGATGGTGAACTTTACACACGTTGGATTCAAATGGCTGTTTTCCATCCATTTTTCAGAACACACTCTTCTGGTGACCATGGAGATAAGGAACCATGGAAATTTGATCAAAAGTATGTAGACATTGTTCGTCGCTTTATAGAAATGCGCTACGAATTGATGCCTTACATTTATTCTGTGTTTCAACATCACAGTGAAACGGGAGTGCCTATGATTCGCTCACTACATTTGGAAGGACATATCGATCCAGAGACTTTCTACAGAGAAGAAGAATTTTTCTTAGGGGATCACTTAATGATTTGCCCTGTTTCTGAACCAGATAAATCCAGTCGTAAAATGTACCTGACTTCGGGTCAATGGTACAACTACTGGACAGATCAATTGATAGATGGTGGATTAGAAATAAAGGTGGATACGCCTTTGGATCAAATTCCAATCTTCGTACGCCAAGGGGCTATCATTCCAAAGCAACCCAAAATGCAGTATGTGGATGAGTTTGAGTTTGATGCTTTAACACTGGAATGTTACAAACCGTCTGCTGACACCTCGTCTACCCTATACGAAGATAGCGGAGACGGATACGATTATTTATCATCTGATGGATATGTCAAAAAACATTTGACTTCGTCAATAGACGGATTTAATTGGGTGATTACTCAAGAATCAGAAGGCGAATTTGAATCGGCCTACCAGACCTATGAAATAAAGCTACATGGACTGCAACAAATCCCAGCACAAATAGTAGTAGACAATGAAGACCTGACTGCCCAAGTAAAGTTTGAAGGAAGCATTTCAGTTCTTTTAGTAAATAAAGATTTTAAACAAGTAGTAATTAAAACATAG
- a CDS encoding glycosyltransferase family 4 protein, with amino-acid sequence MSVKILMLGPGAPGRQTSGLGVATEKLANELSKKTSLKIIEPKQFDQLGKPKAKQETVEFSDLSVLQELATVSIEAQLSAYDYHEVTQSHTLEKVESQKLYKQLTTFSDELILEGEKVDYDALYAHDWITFKAALDLKERFGKKLIVHVHSLDFDRNFGQTKSWIFELEQKAMQAAEAVIAVSEYSKRVMVEEYGISAEKIHVIYHGHTATAPIKAKSPFSEKIVLFVGRLSGQKGPMQFLEIAEKVFEQNPNTRFVISGEGELYKKLIEAGAGSAIAGRFHITGYLETEELMKLYAIADVYCMPSFSEPFGLTALEAAEAGIPLVLSDRCGAAELLPDACQASPTATDDFVDQIIALLEDDSKCKAQVKSNKKEIKKLSWEKSATEVLSVVDAVL; translated from the coding sequence ATGAGCGTAAAAATCTTAATGCTTGGACCTGGGGCACCAGGTCGTCAAACGAGTGGCTTAGGAGTCGCCACCGAAAAGTTGGCTAATGAACTATCTAAAAAGACTAGTTTAAAAATCATCGAACCCAAACAGTTCGACCAACTGGGAAAACCCAAAGCTAAGCAAGAAACAGTTGAATTTTCAGATTTGAGTGTCTTGCAGGAATTGGCTACAGTGAGCATCGAAGCACAGCTTTCAGCTTATGACTATCATGAGGTGACGCAGTCACATACCTTGGAAAAAGTGGAAAGTCAGAAGCTGTACAAGCAGCTGACTACTTTTTCAGACGAACTGATTTTGGAAGGTGAAAAGGTCGACTATGATGCACTCTATGCTCACGATTGGATTACTTTCAAAGCAGCGCTGGATCTCAAAGAGCGATTTGGTAAAAAACTAATCGTTCATGTCCATTCTTTGGATTTTGATAGAAATTTTGGACAGACGAAATCCTGGATTTTCGAACTAGAACAAAAGGCCATGCAAGCAGCAGAAGCGGTCATTGCAGTGAGCGAGTATTCGAAAAGAGTAATGGTTGAAGAATACGGAATATCAGCAGAGAAAATCCATGTGATATACCATGGACATACAGCTACTGCACCTATAAAAGCTAAGAGCCCATTTAGTGAAAAGATTGTTTTGTTCGTAGGTCGATTGTCAGGTCAAAAAGGCCCGATGCAATTTCTCGAAATTGCAGAAAAAGTATTTGAACAAAACCCAAACACCAGATTTGTTATATCAGGCGAAGGTGAGTTGTATAAGAAATTGATCGAAGCCGGTGCAGGAAGTGCGATAGCTGGAAGATTCCATATCACCGGTTATTTAGAAACTGAAGAACTAATGAAGCTCTACGCGATTGCCGATGTCTATTGTATGCCTTCGTTCTCTGAGCCTTTTGGGCTGACTGCACTCGAAGCGGCAGAAGCGGGTATTCCTTTGGTGCTTTCGGATAGATGCGGCGCTGCAGAATTGTTGCCAGATGCGTGCCAAGCGAGCCCTACCGCAACGGATGATTTCGTAGATCAGATCATTGCACTTTTGGAAGACGATAGCAAATGCAAAGCACAAGTGAAGAGCAATAAGAAAGAAATTAAAAAATTGAGTTGGGAGAAGTCTGCGACTGAAGTACTTTCGGTGGTAGATGCTGTACTATGA
- a CDS encoding polysaccharide deacetylase family protein, whose amino-acid sequence MSKSLSLTLIFDWECPLSEFSFFDVNSGKSYFPPNESDLFLTEYKSGMDRQLKEITDGKLPVSVYFSGPCLEQLASCDPTIIKAIKAASHIEILGGTYHHSLVSLFSKTHFQKEIDWHQQLIKKHFGKKPKTFLNTTNIYFNDLTELLAESDYQSTFTGAIDWYLGDKKHQRIFSSRTNEAFKLMLTNQDNGHTLFHDHEVIHNFMQLTSQQLEDFGGWKELVRKTKAKAEIVSISDQLKAAPSDTYNIRQPIGSAYGDIDLEQLKSYPLQESLLKQLYGLETSLAKKSEDLQKKWSRLGSFGVLKSLNPDLDQNETSSSYDVYQSLINMLSDLHLKL is encoded by the coding sequence ATGAGTAAATCACTATCACTTACATTAATATTCGATTGGGAATGCCCTTTGTCTGAATTTTCATTTTTTGATGTCAATTCCGGTAAATCGTATTTCCCTCCGAATGAATCCGACTTGTTTTTGACCGAATACAAGTCTGGCATGGATAGACAGCTCAAAGAAATAACAGATGGCAAACTCCCCGTATCCGTCTATTTCTCAGGGCCGTGTTTGGAGCAGCTGGCCTCTTGTGATCCTACCATCATAAAAGCAATCAAAGCCGCGAGTCATATAGAAATACTCGGAGGCACCTATCATCATTCGCTGGTGAGCTTATTCTCGAAAACTCATTTCCAAAAAGAAATTGATTGGCATCAGCAATTGATCAAAAAACATTTTGGTAAAAAGCCCAAAACTTTTTTAAATACTACCAACATCTATTTCAATGACCTGACGGAGCTGTTAGCTGAATCGGATTACCAATCCACTTTTACAGGAGCGATTGACTGGTATTTGGGAGATAAAAAGCATCAAAGAATATTTTCTTCAAGAACCAATGAAGCTTTCAAATTGATGTTGACCAATCAGGACAACGGCCATACCTTGTTTCATGACCATGAAGTAATCCATAACTTCATGCAACTAACTAGTCAACAATTGGAAGATTTTGGAGGATGGAAAGAGCTGGTTAGAAAAACAAAAGCCAAAGCTGAGATTGTTTCCATCTCTGATCAGCTGAAAGCCGCACCTTCCGACACTTACAATATCCGCCAACCGATCGGTTCGGCCTACGGAGACATTGATTTGGAGCAATTGAAAAGCTATCCACTGCAAGAAAGTTTGCTCAAGCAGCTCTATGGGCTGGAAACCTCATTGGCCAAAAAATCTGAGGATCTACAAAAGAAATGGTCGAGACTGGGCTCCTTTGGCGTGCTCAAAAGTCTCAATCCAGACCTGGACCAAAACGAAACCAGCAGTAGCTACGACGTGTACCAATCGCTCATTAACATGCTGAGCGACCTACATTTAAAACTCTAA
- a CDS encoding alpha amylase C-terminal domain-containing protein, with protein sequence MSKEVIPLIADDPWLAPYQDDIAQRMSYFEQRLNDIKSISGSLSNFAEGHHYFGFNYDKKAKGWWYREWAPAADSLCLIGEFNNWHAEHHPMTQDENGVWGVFIADESEFPLKAPSQVKVKVQNGLADRDRLPAYIQSAIQDPKSYDFSGEVIAPSKYKWKDAKFKLEVKNPIIYECHVGMAQEKEGVGTFREFADSILPRVAKQGYNCIQVMAIQEHPYYGSFGYHVSNFYAPSSRFGTPDDLRYLVDQAHQMGIAVIMDAVYSHAVKNIAEGLNDFDGSDNQYFHKGGRGYHTGWDSKLFDYGRTEVLQFLLSNIRYWMEEFHMDGFRFDGVTSMLYHHHGEGVAFDHYDKYFKEGVDWDAICFLQLANELIHEIKPNAISIAEDMSGMPGMCRPVSDGGLGFDYRLGMGLPDYWIKLLKHSADENWSMNELWNVMANRRYKEKTIAYAESHDQALVGDKSLAFWLMDKEMYWHMTKDDKDLVVERGIALHKMIRLITASLGGEGYLNFIGNEFGHPEWVDFPREGNDWSYKYARRQWSLVDNTDLKYEWLNDFDRAMLELLAANNILSAQSANQLNMDEENKVMIYERNHLIFVFNFHPDRSIADYKFHVPEKGEYKVILSSDDLVFGGHDRIDTSVSYPSTTYEHGDQLSVYTPSRTAMVLKKL encoded by the coding sequence ATGTCCAAAGAAGTAATTCCACTTATTGCAGATGATCCATGGTTGGCTCCTTATCAAGATGATATTGCACAGCGCATGTCGTATTTCGAACAGCGCTTGAATGATATCAAATCTATATCTGGTTCATTATCCAATTTTGCAGAAGGGCATCATTACTTTGGATTCAACTACGATAAAAAGGCAAAAGGCTGGTGGTATAGAGAATGGGCACCCGCGGCAGATAGTCTTTGTTTAATTGGAGAATTCAACAATTGGCATGCAGAGCACCATCCCATGACACAGGACGAAAATGGTGTATGGGGTGTATTCATTGCAGATGAAAGCGAGTTTCCACTCAAGGCACCTTCTCAGGTAAAGGTAAAAGTGCAAAATGGATTGGCTGATCGGGATCGATTACCTGCCTATATCCAGTCGGCTATACAAGATCCGAAATCCTATGATTTTAGCGGAGAAGTGATTGCGCCTTCAAAGTACAAATGGAAGGATGCAAAATTCAAGCTAGAAGTAAAAAATCCAATCATCTACGAATGCCACGTAGGCATGGCACAAGAGAAAGAGGGAGTAGGCACATTTCGTGAATTTGCCGATTCCATATTGCCTAGAGTGGCCAAACAAGGCTACAACTGCATTCAGGTGATGGCGATCCAAGAGCATCCGTACTATGGATCTTTTGGTTATCACGTATCCAATTTTTATGCGCCATCTTCCAGATTTGGAACGCCGGATGATTTGAGATACCTAGTAGATCAAGCGCATCAAATGGGCATTGCGGTGATTATGGATGCGGTCTATTCTCATGCAGTAAAAAATATCGCCGAAGGGCTCAATGACTTCGATGGGTCGGACAATCAATATTTCCACAAAGGGGGTCGTGGCTATCATACGGGTTGGGATTCAAAACTATTTGACTACGGTCGGACAGAAGTGCTTCAGTTTTTGTTGTCCAATATTCGCTATTGGATGGAGGAGTTTCATATGGATGGTTTTCGCTTCGATGGGGTCACTTCTATGTTATACCATCATCATGGGGAAGGTGTCGCCTTCGATCATTATGACAAGTATTTCAAAGAAGGGGTCGATTGGGATGCGATATGCTTTTTGCAGTTGGCCAATGAATTGATTCATGAAATTAAGCCAAATGCGATTTCAATAGCCGAAGATATGAGTGGCATGCCGGGTATGTGCAGGCCGGTGTCGGATGGGGGGCTTGGTTTTGATTATCGATTGGGTATGGGCTTGCCAGATTATTGGATCAAGTTGCTTAAGCATTCGGCTGACGAGAATTGGAGTATGAATGAGCTGTGGAATGTGATGGCGAATCGCCGGTATAAAGAGAAAACCATCGCTTATGCAGAATCCCATGATCAAGCGCTAGTGGGGGATAAGTCACTGGCTTTTTGGCTCATGGATAAAGAAATGTATTGGCACATGACCAAGGATGATAAGGATTTGGTCGTAGAACGAGGCATTGCACTACACAAAATGATTCGACTGATCACAGCCAGTCTGGGGGGTGAAGGATATTTGAATTTTATAGGTAATGAATTTGGTCATCCTGAGTGGGTGGATTTTCCAAGAGAAGGAAATGACTGGAGTTATAAATATGCTCGTAGGCAGTGGTCTCTGGTTGATAATACTGATTTGAAATATGAGTGGCTTAATGATTTTGATCGAGCCATGTTAGAACTGCTGGCTGCTAATAATATCCTGTCAGCCCAATCAGCCAATCAGCTCAATATGGATGAGGAGAATAAAGTGATGATCTATGAAAGAAATCACCTGATTTTTGTATTCAACTTTCACCCCGACCGATCTATTGCCGATTACAAATTTCATGTGCCAGAAAAGGGAGAGTATAAAGTGATCTTGAGTAGCGATGACCTTGTTTTTGGAGGGCATGATCGAATAGATACTTCTGTTAGTTATCCTTCGACTACTTATGAACATGGCGATCAGCTTTCGGTCTACACGCCTAGCCGAACGGCTATGGTTTTGAAGAAGCTTTAG